A portion of the Bactrocera neohumeralis isolate Rockhampton chromosome 2, APGP_CSIRO_Bneo_wtdbg2-racon-allhic-juicebox.fasta_v2, whole genome shotgun sequence genome contains these proteins:
- the LOC126768096 gene encoding SPRY domain-containing protein 7: protein MFCCLRTCFNENMRKTASSAASRMREPDIFLDSSFAGPDVILLSRQLRITGSGGALATAPLVQSKSYFEIKIQQGGSWSVGLATRQADLTKKLGGCDKESWCLCSDNATRHNDETFRPVVVTTQEPISNGNSIAKDSASAAALIGIEDVPEDNLLGDALNISSNCEDNLLAQPLHNFPDEGDIVGVAFDHIELNFYFNGKNLEVPFRNVKGAVYPVIFVGNGAIVDIILDNFQYGAPPGFEKIMLEQSLL from the exons atgttttgttgtttgcGTACATGTTTTAACGAAAATATGAGGAAAACAGCTTCCTCAGCAGCTAGTAGAATGCGTGAGCCCGACATATTTCTCGATTCTTCGTTTGCGG GACCTGATGTTATACTACTATCAAGACAGTTGCGAATTACTGGCTCTGGTGGCGCCTTGGCCACTGCACCACTTGTACAATCTAAAtcatatttcgaaattaaaatacaacaaGGTGGCAGTTGGTCGGTCGGTTTGGCAACGCGTCAAGCAGATTTGACGAAAAAGTTGGGTGGCTGTGACAAGGAATCGTGGTGTCTTTGCTCCGACAACGCAACACGCCACAACGATGAAACTTTCCGTCCAGTAGTTGTGACAACACAAGAACCAATTAGCAATGGCAATAGTATTGCTAAGGATTCTGCATCGGCGGCTGCCCTTATTGGCATTGAAGATGTACCTGAAGATAATTTGCTTGGCGATGCTCTGAATATTAGTAGTAACTGTGAGGATAACCTTCTCGCACAACCGCTTCATAATTTTCCCGATGAGGGTGATATTGTGGGTGTAGCATTCGATCATATagaattaaatttctattttaacGGTAAAAATTTGGAAGTGCCGTTTCGTAATGTAAAGGGCGCCGTGTACCCAGTAATATTCG tGGGCAATGGTGCCATTGTGGATATTATTTTGGACAACTTTCAGTATGGTGCGCCGCCaggtttcgaaaaaattatgctTGAACAATCTCTACTCTaa